Proteins encoded by one window of Equus przewalskii isolate Varuska chromosome 24, EquPr2, whole genome shotgun sequence:
- the CTBS gene encoding di-N-acetylchitobiase, translated as MTLPPLGSRRLLARPLRGVPGLVPLLLPLLLAPLWAGANCPCQDPNLCRPISHRPNFEVFVFDVGEKTWKFYDWSQITTVVLFETYDSELMCHAHSKGARVVLKGDVSLKAIMDPNFRASWITQQVQLAKTQYMDGINLDIEQELSCSSPEYDALTALVKETADSFHREIEGSQVTFDVNWSPRYTDRCYNYTAIADACDFVFVMSYDEHNPVWSKCTAAANAPYNTTLTGYDDFIKKGINPKKLVMGLPWYGYDYTCLNLSKDDVCFTAKAHSPPCSGVLTHQVPYKEIMKQVNSSLSGIQWDKDQKSPYYNYKDSDGRIHQVWFDNPQSISLKAAYIQNRGLLGIGMWNANCLDYSGDPIAKWQTEDMWRALKPKL; from the exons ATGACCCTGCCACCGCTCGGAAGCCGGCGCCTCCTCGCCCGTCCGCTGCGTGGCGTCCCGGGTCTCGTTCCGTTgttgctgccgctgctgctggcGCCACTCTGGGCTGGGGCCAACTGCCCatgccaggatccaaatctgtgccGCCCGATCAGCCACCGCCCCAACTTCGAG GTCTTTGTGTTTGATGTTGGAGAGAAAACTTGGAAATTTTATGATTGGTCACAGATTACAACTGTGGTACTTTTTGAAACATATGACTCAGAACTTATGTGCCATGCTCATTCAAAAGGAGCCAGAGTAGTTCTAAAAG GAGATGTATCCTTAAAGGCTATCATGGATCCTAATTTTAGAGCATCCTGGATAACTCAACAAGTTCAGTTGGCCAAAACACAATATATGGATGGAATTAATTTAGACATAGAACAAGAACTTAGTTGTTCATCACCTGAATATGATGCATTAACTGCTTTAGTCAAAGAAACTGCAGACTCTTTCCATCGTGAAATTGAGGGATCACag GTAACCTTTGATGTTAATTGGTCTCCAAGGTACACAGACAGGTGCTACAATTATACTGCAATTGCAGACGCTTGTGACTTTGTCTTTGTGATGTCTTATGATGAACACAATCCAGTCTGGTCAAAATGTACTGCAGCAGCCAATGCTCCCTATAATACGACATTAACTG GATATGATGACTTCATCAAGAAGGGCATCAACCCTAAGAAACTTGTAATGGGTCTTCCCTGGTATGGTTATGATTATACCTGCCTGAATCTTTCAAAG GATGATGTTTGTTTCACTGCAAAAGCCCATTCTCCACCTTGTAGTGGTGTTTTAACACATCAAGTGCCATATAAAGAGATTATGAAGCAAGTAAATAGTTCTCTTTCTGGAATCCAGTGGGATAAAGATCAGAAGTCTCcttattataattataaa GATTCTGATGGCCGTATTCACCAAGTGTGGTTTGACAACCCTCAGAGCATTTCTTTAAAGGCAGCATACATACAAAACCGTGGCTTACTCGGCATTGGCATGTGGAACGCAAACTGTCTTGACTACTCTGGAGACCCTATAGCCAAATGGCAAACTGAAGACATGTGGAGAGCCTTAAAACCAAAGCTGTGA